A genomic segment from Cinclus cinclus chromosome 11, bCinCin1.1, whole genome shotgun sequence encodes:
- the B3GNT9 gene encoding UDP-GlcNAc:betaGal beta-1,3-N-acetylglucosaminyltransferase 9 has product MPLTNDVQMCLLGSPLHRHYRGDAGSALSNGIWTVVPGSSNTAFNSPRNTGETMRVHLKGDVVCTLFLLVALCSLLYSQLEHLVLAGKKEPTQNKPRVSQKIFSNPRAPWRLMPTEAAAPRPQVTLVMRQTEVAKNRVQTTTPAPLTDSAFNFKLYLLNKDNRNFNLLINQPRKCRKTPGGPFLLIAIKSVAEDFDRREIVRKTWGREGLVNGEQIQRVFLLGTPKNRTALATWETLMHQESQTYRDILLWDFTDTFFNLTLKEIHFLNWAAEFCHNVKFIFKGDADVFVNVENIVDFLKRHNPTEDLFVGDIIYNARPIRVRKSKYYIPETMYGLSIYPAYAGGGGFLLSSCTMRKLSRACREVELFPIDDVFLGMCLQRINLKPILHEGFKTFGIVKPSAAPHLQTFDPCFYKDLMVVHSLKVAEIWLMWNLLHSPRLSCTQKKQVKKPFQWEKKAQITTPGSPLR; this is encoded by the exons ATGCCTCTCACTAACGACGTCCAGATGTGCCTCCTTGGCAGCCCGCTGCACAGACATTACCGAGGGGACGCAGGATCAGCGCTATCGAATGGGAT ATGGACAGTGGTGCCAGGCAGCTCAAACACAGCTTTTAACAGTCCCAGGAACACCGGAGAGACAATGAGAGTTCACCTCAAAGGAGATGTGGTCTGCACCCTCTTCTTGCTGGTAGCGCTTTGTTCTTTGCTCTACTCCCAACTGGAACATTTAGTCCTGGCAGGAAAGAAGGAGCCAACACAGAACAAGCCTCGAGTATCACAAAAAATATTCTCCAATCCCAGAGCACCTTGGAGGCTGATGCCAACAGAGGCAGCTGCACCCAGACCCCAAGTTACCCTTGTCATGAGACAAACAGAAGTGGCCAAAAACAGGGTCCAAACTACAACTCCAGCCCCACTGACTGATTCTGCCTTCAACTTCAAGCTCTATCTCCTAAACAAGGATAACAGGAACTTCAATCTCCTCATTAACCAGCCCAGGAAATGCCGAAAAACACCAGGAGGTCCCTTTCTGCTCATTGCTATCAAATCAGTAGCTGAAGACTTTGACAGGCGTGAGATTGTCCGGAAAACTTGGGGCAGGGAGGGTTTGGTGAACGGGGAGCAGATCCAGCGAGTGTTCCTCCTGGGAACACCAAAGAACAGGACAGCACTGGCAACATGGGAGACCCTGATGCACCAGGAGAGTCAGACATACCGGGACATTTTACTCTGGGACTTCACAGACACTTTCTTCAACCTGACTCTGAAGGAGATCCACTTCCTGAACTGGGCTGCTGAATTCTGCCACaatgtgaaatttatttttaaaggtgaCGCTGATGTTTTTGTCAATGTTGAGAACATTGTTGATTTCCTCAAGAGACACAATCCCACTGAAGACCTCTTTGTTGGGGACATCATCTACAATGCCCGTCCCATCCGTGTCCGGAAGAGCAAATACTACATCCCAGAGACCATGTATGGGCTGAGCATCTACCCTGCCTatgctggaggaggagggttTTTGCTGTCCAGCTGCACCATGAGGAAGCTCTCTAGGGCTTGCAGAGAGGTGGAGCTGTTCCCCATTGATGATGTCTTTTTGGGCATGTGCTTACAGAGAATCAACCTCAAGCCCATTTTACATGAAGGATTCAAGACCTTTGGTATTGTTAAGCCTTCTGCTGCCCCACACCTACAGACATTTGATCCTTGTTTTTACAAAGATCTCATGGTAGTTCATAGCCTGAAAGTTGCTGAGATCTGGCTAATGTGGAACCTGCTCCACAGCCCACGGCTTTCCTGTACTCAGAAGAAGCAGGTGAAGAAGCCTTTCCAATGGGAGAAGAAAGCTCAGATAACAACACCAGGATCACCCCTCAGATAA